One genomic segment of Rubeoparvulum massiliense includes these proteins:
- a CDS encoding NAD kinase produces MKCFDIVVRDDEISRSIQRRIANILIHAGWTQTCDVPDIVLSVGGDGTMLEAFHQYVGHLEEVAFVGLHTGRLGFYADWKPEDIDKLLEKILLSDAYETVEYPLVHVQLIMENEVRNYLALNECVIKSLTGTMVAQVSINGDEFEQFRGDGLCISTPSGSTAYNKSLGGAILHPSIEAIQVAEMASINNRVYRTIGSSIVLPKHHHCVITPSQEMTYQIHIDHLTMQNLKIDQVKVRMADEKIRFVRYRNFPFWMRVRASFIKE; encoded by the coding sequence ATGAAATGTTTCGATATTGTAGTACGTGATGATGAGATCTCCCGTTCCATCCAACGGCGCATTGCCAATATTCTAATCCATGCAGGTTGGACACAAACCTGTGACGTCCCTGATATTGTCCTCAGTGTGGGAGGAGATGGGACGATGCTGGAGGCATTTCATCAGTATGTTGGGCACTTAGAGGAAGTTGCTTTTGTGGGTTTACATACTGGTCGTCTGGGTTTTTATGCCGATTGGAAGCCGGAGGATATCGACAAGCTATTGGAAAAAATTCTGCTTTCCGATGCCTACGAGACGGTGGAATATCCTCTAGTTCATGTTCAATTGATCATGGAGAATGAGGTGCGTAATTATCTCGCGCTGAATGAATGCGTGATTAAGTCATTAACCGGTACCATGGTGGCACAGGTCTCCATTAATGGCGATGAGTTTGAACAATTTCGTGGTGATGGACTCTGTATCTCAACTCCATCAGGAAGTACCGCATATAATAAAAGTCTTGGGGGAGCTATCCTCCACCCCTCCATCGAAGCGATTCAAGTGGCGGAGATGGCTTCCATTAATAATCGTGTCTATCGAACCATCGGCTCTTCCATCGTGTTGCCGAAGCATCATCATTGTGTGATTACCCCTAGTCAAGAGATGACCTATCAGATCCATATCGATCATCTTACCATGCAGAATCTGAAGATTGACCAAGTGAAGGTTCGGATGGCTGATGAAAAGATTCGCTTCGTTCGTTATCGCAATTTTCCCTTTTGGATGCGGGTACGCGCTTCCTTTATCAAGGAGTAG
- the hpt gene encoding hypoxanthine phosphoribosyltransferase, translating to MKQQVLITADEIAAKVEEMGARISQDYHGKNLLVISLLRGSFIFTADLVRHIHIPVAIEFLQTSSYGAEKVSSGQVNIVTPFNKELSQYDVLLVDDILDTGCTMKTVYEYIQKCKPKSLKTCTLLDKPSRRVAEIEVDYKGFIIEDRFVAGYGLNYGEHYRNTPYIFEVLPE from the coding sequence ATGAAACAACAAGTCTTAATTACAGCAGATGAGATTGCAGCCAAGGTCGAAGAGATGGGTGCACGAATCTCTCAAGATTACCATGGTAAGAACCTTTTGGTTATCTCTTTACTGCGGGGAAGCTTCATTTTCACCGCTGATTTAGTACGACATATTCATATTCCTGTGGCGATTGAGTTTTTGCAAACCTCAAGCTACGGTGCAGAAAAAGTAAGCAGTGGTCAGGTCAATATCGTAACACCATTCAATAAAGAACTTTCACAATACGATGTCTTGCTTGTTGATGATATCCTTGATACTGGATGCACGATGAAGACGGTCTATGAATACATCCAGAAGTGCAAACCAAAGAGCCTAAAAACATGTACCTTACTAGACAAACCATCACGACGTGTTGCAGAGATTGAAGTGGATTATAAGGGATTTATTATTGAGGACCGATTCGTTGCAGGCTATGGTCTCAACTATGGAGAGCATTACCGCAATACACCCTATATCTTCGAAGTGCTTCCTGAGTAG
- a CDS encoding YaiI/YqxD family protein: protein MFTIYIDADAAPKSVMAIVQELATRYTIPYYTVANYHHQFASPHHITVSDGADSADFKIISLVQHGDIVITQDYGLASLVIAKGADVLTSYGEQLTAHNIDHYLAIRAESSHLRRQGIRTKGPRKRKIKDDELFLETLEQLLQEKLAP from the coding sequence ATGTTTACGATCTATATCGATGCAGATGCTGCTCCTAAATCAGTGATGGCCATTGTTCAGGAATTGGCCACTCGCTACACTATTCCTTATTATACTGTTGCCAATTATCATCATCAGTTTGCTTCGCCCCATCATATTACCGTAAGTGATGGGGCGGATTCCGCTGATTTTAAAATCATCTCCCTGGTACAGCATGGCGACATCGTCATTACCCAGGATTATGGCTTAGCCTCTCTGGTCATTGCGAAGGGTGCAGATGTACTCACCTCTTATGGTGAGCAACTTACTGCTCATAATATCGATCATTATCTGGCAATCCGTGCAGAATCCAGTCATCTTCGCCGTCAGGGAATCCGAACCAAAGGGCCACGAAAGCGAAAAATCAAGGATGATGAGCTCTTTCTGGAAACATTGGAGCAACTACTGCAGGAGAAGCTAGCACCATAG
- a CDS encoding DnaD domain-containing protein codes for MINFSQWMKEPQVVIPTLLFRYYHKLGLSDQDMMVLLQILSYQTDGNDFPTIHQLEERMDLSGAELAQRLQFLVKNHFISIEEYIAPNGVYCERYDLLPLYNKVDRLLKMDEPPYIPISEEIQHSDLLRRNGKQYNLYQVFEAEFARPLSPIECETLNSWLEEDGYSEELVIAALKEAVISNKRSFRYIDRILLAWQEKNIRSAKEAQEYALHFRERQKESYFMKQKTVASATVAAQGNSDLVFPLYNWLEEEN; via the coding sequence ATGATTAATTTCTCACAGTGGATGAAGGAGCCACAGGTAGTTATACCTACTCTTTTATTCCGTTACTACCATAAGTTAGGATTATCTGACCAAGATATGATGGTTTTATTACAAATTCTGTCATATCAAACAGATGGGAACGACTTCCCAACCATTCATCAGTTGGAGGAACGAATGGATCTAAGTGGCGCTGAGCTTGCACAGCGCTTGCAATTTCTTGTAAAAAACCATTTCATCTCCATTGAAGAGTACATCGCCCCCAATGGTGTCTATTGTGAGCGCTATGATCTACTCCCTCTGTACAACAAAGTTGATCGGCTCTTAAAGATGGATGAGCCTCCGTATATTCCCATCTCCGAAGAAATTCAGCATTCTGATCTATTGCGACGTAACGGTAAGCAATACAATCTATATCAAGTCTTTGAAGCTGAGTTTGCTCGCCCGTTATCGCCCATTGAATGTGAGACACTGAACTCCTGGCTGGAGGAGGATGGTTATTCCGAAGAGCTTGTCATTGCTGCATTGAAGGAAGCAGTCATCTCGAACAAGCGTTCCTTCCGTTATATCGATCGGATTCTCTTAGCCTGGCAAGAAAAGAATATTCGCTCAGCGAAGGAAGCGCAGGAGTATGCTCTACATTTTCGTGAACGGCAAAAAGAGAGCTATTTCATGAAACAGAAAACTGTAGCTTCAGCCACCGTAGCTGCTCAGGGTAATTCTGATCTGGTTTTTCCTTTATACAATTGGCTTGAAGAAGAGAATTAA
- the asnS gene encoding asparagine--tRNA ligase has translation MISIDKISAYDGQEVRFGAWLFNKRSSGKIQFLQLRDGTGFIQGVMVKAEVTEAAWEAAKSLTQESSLYVTGTVRKDDRAPGGYELTVTDVDPIQIADEYPITKKEHGVEFLMDHRHLWLRQPRQNAIMKIRSQIIFAVHQFFHQEGFYKIDPPILTPTSAEGTTNLFHTKYFDEDAYLSQSGQLYMEAAAMAMGKVYSFGPTFRAEKSKTRRHLIEFWMIEPEMAFCTHEENLEVQERFVEFVVQSVLQNCRAELEVLERDISKLEQVKAPFPRITYDEAIERLHEKGFDIPWGEDFGAPHETAISEDYDRPVFITHYPTKIKAFYMQPDSERPEVVKCADLIAPEGYGEIIGGSERITDPELMLERMKAEKLDLVAYQWYQDLRQYGSVPHSGFGLGLERTISWICGIDHVREAIPFPRLLNRLYP, from the coding sequence ATGATTTCCATAGATAAGATCAGCGCCTATGATGGTCAAGAAGTACGGTTTGGTGCTTGGTTATTTAACAAACGGTCCAGTGGAAAAATCCAATTCCTGCAATTGCGGGATGGCACGGGCTTTATTCAAGGTGTAATGGTGAAAGCAGAGGTAACGGAAGCAGCATGGGAGGCTGCGAAATCGCTCACTCAAGAAAGCTCCCTTTATGTAACAGGTACTGTTCGAAAGGATGATCGTGCTCCAGGTGGCTATGAATTGACGGTCACCGATGTTGATCCCATTCAAATCGCTGATGAGTATCCCATTACGAAGAAGGAGCATGGTGTGGAATTTCTCATGGATCACCGCCATCTCTGGCTTCGTCAGCCACGGCAAAATGCCATCATGAAGATCCGTAGTCAGATCATCTTTGCCGTACATCAATTCTTTCATCAAGAAGGCTTCTATAAAATTGATCCTCCAATTTTGACTCCTACCTCAGCAGAGGGGACGACCAATTTGTTTCATACGAAATATTTTGATGAGGATGCTTATCTTTCCCAGAGTGGTCAGCTCTATATGGAAGCTGCAGCCATGGCTATGGGGAAGGTATACTCCTTCGGTCCTACGTTCCGTGCAGAGAAGTCGAAGACGCGGCGCCATTTAATTGAATTTTGGATGATTGAGCCAGAAATGGCTTTCTGTACCCATGAAGAAAACTTAGAGGTTCAAGAGCGCTTCGTGGAGTTTGTTGTACAGTCTGTACTCCAAAATTGTCGTGCTGAATTAGAAGTGCTTGAACGGGATATCTCCAAGTTGGAACAAGTGAAGGCACCATTCCCCCGGATCACTTATGATGAGGCGATTGAACGCTTGCATGAGAAGGGCTTTGATATCCCATGGGGTGAGGACTTTGGTGCACCTCATGAAACCGCCATCTCTGAGGACTATGATCGTCCCGTCTTTATTACCCACTATCCGACAAAGATCAAGGCGTTCTATATGCAGCCTGATTCAGAACGACCAGAAGTGGTTAAATGTGCGGATCTTATTGCGCCTGAAGGCTATGGTGAGATCATTGGGGGTAGTGAGCGGATTACCGATCCAGAGCTCATGCTAGAACGGATGAAGGCAGAGAAGCTTGATCTAGTTGCTTATCAATGGTATCAAGATCTTCGCCAGTATGGCTCTGTACCTCATTCTGGCTTTGGCCTTGGCTTAGAACGGACGATCTCCTGGATTTGTGGAATTGATCATGTACGGGAAGCCATTCCATTCCCACGTCTCCTCAATCGACTCTATCCATAA
- a CDS encoding YhgE/Pip domain-containing protein — MEGRLESVMRGFELFRKDLKLIFTNPKFLIPILVVLLIPFIYSATFLWAFWDPYAQMDELPVAVVNLDEGATFNQEEIHLGDDVVDKLKADDNFKWTFVTREEAEAGLNNLDYYMMVEIPRDFSSKATQLMDDSSQQLEIRYVPNESYNFLASQIGGTAVERIKEKVANEITDTFVSSMLDGVDEIANGLQEASDGSQELYDGTLKAHDGAVELQKGLALLAEKSLVFKDGTAQVVDGANRLADGLETMHAGTSQMATVMKEQEPNLQRLNQGMGQMQQSVATLYGGVEQLTAGYGELVTGQQQAAQGHSQLEQGLEASTQGALELQQGTAALAQGLQAMVEANPTLAQQPEFQQLLAVSQKVAGGMTELSQSQQALLEGAKHLQDAQSQVGAGMVTIQEKLNQLQQGTAQLAAGSNQLATGLDEAVTGWGIIAGKMTEVAGGTEALCAGSQQLMAGVQQLGDGADQLATGAGTIHDGSSTLVSGISTIADGTNTLATKLNDAATEVADQTGSSTASERIADPLTIQEDKLNPVPNYGTGFAPYFLSLGFFVGALILSIVIPMREPAGIPKTGLGWFIGKFTTPALVGVIQAVIADLVLLYGLGLEVQSVPLFFFFSIITSVTFMAIIQFLVVTLDNPGRFIAILLLILQLVGSAGTFPLEAVPPFLQNLNPWLPMTYSVFGLKAVISSGDLTMMWHNAEMLGIFFAIFAAGTWLYFLLQHKRKFYFVNDMAMGQEQAKQAPVAQESHSTL, encoded by the coding sequence ATGGAAGGAAGGTTAGAGTCTGTAATGCGTGGTTTTGAACTCTTTCGTAAAGACTTAAAATTAATTTTTACCAATCCTAAATTTTTAATTCCGATTCTCGTTGTTCTGTTGATACCGTTTATCTACAGTGCTACGTTCTTGTGGGCCTTCTGGGATCCATATGCACAGATGGACGAGCTACCGGTGGCAGTGGTGAACCTTGATGAAGGTGCCACCTTCAATCAAGAAGAAATACACCTTGGCGACGATGTCGTTGATAAGTTAAAAGCGGATGATAATTTCAAATGGACATTTGTCACACGGGAAGAGGCAGAAGCAGGGCTGAATAATCTTGACTACTATATGATGGTTGAGATTCCCCGAGATTTCTCCAGTAAGGCAACCCAATTGATGGATGATTCCTCTCAGCAATTAGAAATTCGCTATGTACCCAATGAGAGTTATAACTTCCTGGCCTCACAAATTGGTGGCACTGCCGTTGAGCGAATCAAGGAGAAAGTGGCCAATGAAATAACCGATACCTTTGTTTCCTCCATGCTAGATGGAGTAGATGAGATAGCTAATGGTTTACAGGAAGCAAGTGATGGTTCACAAGAGCTTTATGATGGTACGTTGAAGGCCCACGATGGTGCTGTAGAATTACAAAAAGGTCTCGCACTCTTAGCGGAAAAGTCCCTTGTTTTTAAGGATGGAACAGCGCAAGTGGTGGATGGTGCTAATCGATTGGCTGATGGTCTTGAGACGATGCATGCAGGCACCAGCCAAATGGCTACAGTGATGAAGGAGCAAGAGCCTAATCTTCAGCGCTTAAACCAAGGTATGGGACAAATGCAGCAGTCCGTAGCAACCCTCTATGGCGGTGTTGAACAGTTAACAGCTGGTTATGGTGAATTAGTGACTGGGCAACAACAAGCTGCTCAAGGCCATTCTCAGCTGGAACAAGGCTTAGAAGCCTCCACACAAGGCGCCTTAGAATTACAGCAGGGTACAGCAGCACTTGCGCAAGGCTTACAAGCCATGGTGGAGGCCAATCCTACCTTGGCTCAACAGCCTGAATTCCAACAGCTTCTTGCAGTAAGTCAGAAGGTTGCTGGTGGTATGACAGAGTTATCCCAGAGTCAGCAGGCACTGCTAGAGGGTGCGAAGCACTTACAGGATGCGCAATCGCAAGTAGGTGCTGGGATGGTAACCATCCAGGAAAAGCTGAATCAATTACAACAGGGGACCGCACAATTAGCAGCAGGAAGTAACCAATTGGCTACCGGTCTTGATGAGGCAGTAACTGGTTGGGGTATCATTGCTGGTAAGATGACAGAAGTAGCTGGTGGAACCGAAGCTCTCTGTGCTGGGTCCCAGCAATTAATGGCAGGTGTTCAACAGCTAGGGGATGGGGCTGATCAGCTAGCAACTGGTGCAGGTACCATCCATGATGGTTCATCGACATTAGTAAGCGGAATCTCAACCATCGCTGATGGAACCAATACATTAGCCACCAAGCTGAATGACGCAGCCACAGAGGTAGCTGATCAGACAGGAAGCAGTACTGCTAGTGAACGTATTGCTGATCCATTAACGATCCAAGAGGATAAGCTCAATCCTGTACCTAATTATGGTACTGGCTTTGCACCTTACTTCCTTTCCTTAGGCTTCTTCGTCGGTGCATTGATTCTCTCTATCGTGATTCCAATGCGAGAGCCAGCAGGGATTCCTAAGACAGGCTTGGGCTGGTTTATCGGGAAGTTCACCACTCCCGCATTAGTCGGTGTTATCCAAGCTGTGATTGCTGATCTGGTTCTTCTTTATGGACTAGGTTTAGAGGTACAGAGTGTTCCACTCTTCTTCTTCTTCAGTATCATTACCAGCGTTACCTTCATGGCGATCATACAATTCTTGGTTGTCACCTTAGATAATCCTGGACGATTTATCGCGATTCTCTTGTTAATCCTACAATTAGTCGGAAGTGCAGGTACCTTCCCACTTGAAGCGGTTCCTCCATTCCTTCAGAACTTGAATCCATGGCTACCCATGACATATTCCGTTTTTGGTCTCAAGGCAGTCATTTCAAGTGGGGATCTTACCATGATGTGGCATAATGCTGAGATGCTAGGAATCTTCTTCGCCATCTTTGCTGCAGGCACCTGGCTCTACTTCTTACTACAGCATAAACGTAAATTCTATTTTGTTAATGATATGGCTATGGGCCAAGAGCAAGCAAAGCAAGCTCCTGTGGCACAAGAAAGTCATTCCACACTATAA
- the thiT gene encoding energy-coupled thiamine transporter ThiT: MRNQKLRIMVEVAVAAALTFILDLIVLYRMPQGGSVNLSMLPTIVIALRYGVKVGMVAGLIAGTISALPSPTLVHPIQFLLDYPIAYAVLGVAGLCRNRRILYVVGAVMAGVLRYFSHVLSGIVFFGEYAEGPVILYSLGYQLPYIIPSTILVSVVIGLLPAIVFQPSVAPPVSKEAA, from the coding sequence GTGCGAAATCAAAAATTGCGTATCATGGTAGAAGTGGCTGTGGCTGCTGCATTAACCTTTATTCTCGATCTCATTGTATTATATCGGATGCCCCAAGGCGGTAGTGTGAATCTCTCCATGCTACCCACCATCGTCATCGCCTTACGCTATGGCGTAAAGGTAGGGATGGTAGCAGGATTGATCGCTGGAACCATTTCTGCCTTACCTAGCCCCACCCTTGTTCACCCTATCCAATTTTTATTAGACTATCCTATTGCTTATGCTGTTCTTGGTGTAGCCGGGCTATGTCGAAATCGCCGTATCCTCTACGTGGTAGGTGCAGTGATGGCAGGTGTCTTACGCTATTTCAGTCATGTACTATCAGGTATTGTTTTTTTCGGAGAGTATGCTGAAGGTCCGGTGATTCTTTACTCCTTAGGCTATCAGCTACCTTATATTATCCCCTCCACCATTCTGGTGAGCGTGGTCATTGGTCTGCTCCCTGCCATCGTGTTTCAACCATCTGTTGCACCACCTGTCTCAAAAGAAGCTGCCTGA
- a CDS encoding TetR/AcrR family transcriptional regulator, whose product MVMDRKKSIIKGATKSFTLFGYKATTMDQVARISNVGKGTIYTFFENKEELFDEIIFSLIEDMRTVAEESIHPERSFFENLHNSLYRVLDFRKKHELMMKLTEEVKELGTPTAQKAMQRVEEEIIHFLKSKVQRAIDRGEIKNCDPEITAYVMFKLYLSLVFDWEKNHRPLSKEEIAQLFDLYLVHGLVKSE is encoded by the coding sequence ATGGTGATGGATCGGAAAAAATCAATCATTAAGGGTGCAACCAAGTCGTTTACGCTCTTTGGGTACAAAGCGACAACAATGGATCAGGTAGCTCGTATTTCTAATGTAGGGAAGGGCACCATCTATACCTTCTTTGAAAATAAGGAGGAGCTCTTCGATGAGATTATTTTCTCATTGATTGAGGATATGAGGACGGTTGCTGAAGAATCCATTCATCCAGAACGTTCGTTTTTTGAAAATCTTCACAACTCACTTTATCGTGTTCTGGACTTTCGTAAGAAGCACGAGCTGATGATGAAATTGACTGAAGAGGTCAAAGAGCTTGGAACCCCAACAGCTCAAAAAGCGATGCAGCGTGTGGAAGAAGAAATTATTCACTTCTTAAAATCCAAGGTTCAACGTGCGATTGATCGCGGGGAGATTAAGAACTGTGATCCAGAAATTACCGCCTATGTCATGTTCAAGCTCTACTTAAGCTTGGTATTTGACTGGGAAAAGAATCATCGACCTTTAAGTAAAGAAGAAATTGCGCAGCTATTCGATCTTTACTTGGTACATGGTCTGGTAAAATCTGAGTGA
- a CDS encoding AAA family ATPase — protein sequence MRLEHWLGIWAGSLLFFMWQGERSIVVTLLLVSAIVLYRQFTQHGRQKLLAVLKKKEGASVQSAISFAEIGGQEHAKRELQEALHFLTNLQEADQYGIRPIKGILLAGPPGTGKTLLAKAAANYSKSAFIAASGSQFVEKYVGTGAARVRQLFAELREAARQSGAQSGILFIDEIDVLGAKREGAQHREYDQTLNELLVQMDGIHGNENPYILVIGATNRMDLLDEALLRPGRFDRHIMVELPDVNARREILKIHCIKKPLAPDIDLDQLAEQTFGFSGAQLESCVNEAAIYAMRSSNKLIANEHFQMAIDKVLLGEQLDRNTNEEQRRRIAIHELGHAIIAECFRPHSVAQVSLKGRGGALGYVRHHHQEENLVYTRSDLEIEIRILLAGAVAEELYCGERSTGASNDFQRAHQLVDQIFYNGLSHLGLIKAQEVPDERLYQERVQYLQRLFDETKAILLEKQQEIHTILPELLQKECLQGEQITETLNVEIFKQKVIAN from the coding sequence TTGCGTCTGGAACATTGGCTGGGAATCTGGGCAGGTAGTCTTCTTTTTTTTATGTGGCAAGGTGAAAGATCGATTGTGGTCACACTCCTACTAGTGAGTGCCATCGTACTCTATCGCCAATTTACACAACATGGTAGACAGAAGCTGCTGGCCGTTCTCAAGAAGAAAGAGGGCGCTTCTGTCCAATCAGCCATTTCCTTTGCGGAGATTGGTGGACAGGAGCATGCCAAACGTGAACTCCAGGAGGCATTGCACTTCCTTACCAATTTACAGGAAGCGGATCAATATGGAATTCGCCCGATTAAAGGGATCCTCTTAGCAGGTCCTCCAGGAACCGGGAAGACTTTATTAGCAAAAGCGGCAGCCAACTATTCCAAAAGTGCCTTTATCGCTGCTAGTGGCTCACAGTTCGTGGAGAAGTATGTAGGTACAGGTGCGGCAAGGGTCCGTCAACTTTTTGCTGAATTACGGGAAGCAGCACGTCAATCAGGGGCACAAAGCGGTATTCTCTTTATCGATGAAATCGATGTACTAGGAGCCAAGCGGGAGGGAGCTCAGCATCGTGAATATGACCAAACGCTTAATGAATTGCTGGTACAGATGGATGGCATTCACGGCAATGAAAATCCTTATATTTTGGTGATTGGTGCAACCAATCGGATGGACTTGCTCGATGAAGCATTGCTTCGTCCGGGACGCTTTGACCGTCATATTATGGTTGAACTACCTGATGTGAATGCACGCAGAGAGATCTTAAAAATCCATTGCATAAAGAAGCCGCTTGCTCCTGATATAGACCTCGATCAATTAGCCGAACAGACCTTTGGCTTTTCTGGTGCACAATTAGAGAGCTGTGTAAATGAGGCCGCTATTTATGCGATGCGATCTTCTAATAAACTTATCGCTAATGAGCATTTTCAAATGGCCATTGATAAGGTATTACTAGGTGAACAGCTGGATCGGAATACCAATGAAGAACAACGGCGACGCATTGCCATTCATGAATTAGGGCATGCTATCATTGCTGAATGTTTCCGTCCTCATTCTGTTGCTCAAGTCTCCTTAAAAGGTCGAGGTGGTGCACTTGGTTATGTGCGTCACCATCATCAAGAAGAGAATCTGGTATATACCAGAAGCGACTTAGAAATTGAGATTCGTATTCTCTTAGCAGGCGCTGTGGCAGAAGAACTCTATTGTGGGGAACGAAGCACAGGAGCAAGCAATGATTTTCAGCGTGCTCATCAGCTGGTGGATCAAATCTTTTACAATGGGCTTTCTCATCTTGGCTTGATCAAGGCGCAGGAGGTACCCGATGAACGCCTTTATCAGGAGCGTGTTCAATATCTGCAACGCTTATTTGATGAGACGAAAGCCATTCTACTAGAAAAACAGCAGGAGATTCATACAATCCTACCTGAATTACTGCAAAAAGAATGTCTCCAAGGGGAACAAATCACAGAGACACTAAATGTTGAAATATTTAAACAAAAAGTGATTGCGAATTAA
- a CDS encoding RNA polymerase sigma factor, which produces MVITQSLIEEAKQDPDRFGQLYDITVNDVYRFIMYRVRNQAIAEDLTSETYMKVLHYLQDFDPARGQFLNWLYTIAANTIRDYYRKANRECQLEETTELTMGIHDERLEQIEMQDQMLTLIHQLTEDQREVVLFRYYHDLKLKDIAIQMNKSENAVKQLLLRAVNRLKKAWEGREAL; this is translated from the coding sequence ATGGTGATAACCCAGAGTCTGATCGAGGAAGCCAAGCAAGATCCGGACCGATTTGGTCAGCTCTATGATATCACGGTAAACGATGTATATCGTTTTATCATGTATCGTGTCCGCAATCAAGCAATTGCTGAGGATTTGACCTCAGAGACCTATATGAAGGTGTTACATTATCTGCAGGATTTCGATCCAGCGCGTGGCCAGTTTCTTAATTGGCTATACACCATTGCTGCCAATACCATTCGAGATTACTATCGTAAAGCCAATCGTGAGTGCCAGCTAGAGGAGACAACAGAGCTAACAATGGGAATCCATGATGAGAGGCTGGAACAGATTGAGATGCAGGATCAAATGCTTACATTGATCCACCAGCTCACCGAGGATCAGCGGGAAGTGGTACTCTTCCGTTACTATCATGACCTAAAGCTAAAGGATATTGCCATCCAGATGAATAAATCGGAGAATGCGGTTAAGCAATTATTGCTTCGGGCTGTGAATCGTTTGAAAAAAGCATGGGAAGGGAGGGAGGCACTATGA
- a CDS encoding pyridoxal phosphate-dependent aminotransferase, which produces MKLSQRVQHLKPSATINIAAKAKQMVANGEHLISFGVGEPDFPTPPHVIDACIEALQSGKTTYTAAGGIRELKEAITRKFDRENGLTYSPDQITIGMGAKHMLYTLFQAILDPGDELIVLEPYWVSYPEMIKLAGGVPVIISCREENQFRISINDLRHAITPKTKGIILNSPHNPTGVVYRKDELASIAKLCLENNMLIISDEIYEHFVYGTKHISIASLSEDVKKHTIIINGLSKSHAMTGWRLGYAAGDAQIIKAMGDLTGQSVSNAVTFVQYAAIAALDGDQNALKHVVAEYEARRCYMLERLGEFPGVSAVTPTGAFYIYLNVRELMGKLGYQDVAAFSEALLQEAKVVVIPGTAFGTADHIRLSYATSMQNIEEGLNRLHQFIQRSTVAHEKN; this is translated from the coding sequence ATGAAATTATCCCAGCGCGTACAGCACTTAAAGCCATCAGCAACCATTAACATTGCAGCCAAAGCCAAACAGATGGTAGCCAATGGTGAACACCTTATCAGCTTTGGTGTAGGGGAACCTGACTTTCCTACGCCACCCCATGTCATTGACGCCTGTATTGAAGCACTTCAATCAGGAAAGACCACCTACACAGCAGCAGGAGGTATTCGTGAATTGAAGGAGGCCATCACCCGGAAATTTGATCGGGAGAATGGGCTAACCTACTCACCTGATCAGATCACCATCGGAATGGGTGCCAAGCATATGCTTTATACCCTGTTCCAAGCCATTCTTGATCCAGGTGATGAGTTGATTGTTCTAGAGCCTTATTGGGTCAGCTATCCAGAAATGATCAAGCTTGCTGGTGGTGTACCTGTCATTATCTCTTGTCGTGAAGAGAACCAATTTCGGATCTCCATCAATGATCTGCGTCATGCCATCACACCGAAGACGAAGGGGATTATTTTGAATTCGCCTCATAATCCTACTGGTGTGGTCTATCGGAAGGATGAGCTGGCATCCATTGCAAAGCTTTGTCTAGAGAATAACATGTTGATTATTTCTGATGAGATCTATGAGCATTTTGTCTATGGTACGAAGCATATTAGCATCGCATCCTTGAGTGAGGATGTTAAGAAGCATACCATCATTATTAATGGCCTATCCAAGTCCCATGCCATGACCGGATGGCGGCTTGGCTATGCAGCAGGGGATGCCCAAATTATTAAAGCCATGGGGGATTTAACAGGGCAAAGTGTCTCCAATGCAGTTACCTTTGTTCAATATGCTGCCATCGCTGCATTGGATGGCGATCAAAATGCGTTGAAGCACGTAGTAGCTGAATATGAGGCACGTCGTTGCTATATGCTCGAGCGTTTAGGGGAATTCCCAGGTGTATCTGCGGTTACACCCACAGGGGCGTTCTATATCTACCTCAATGTGCGTGAATTAATGGGAAAATTGGGCTACCAAGACGTAGCTGCGTTCTCTGAAGCCTTACTCCAAGAGGCTAAAGTAGTGGTTATTCCAGGCACTGCCTTCGGTACTGCTGATCATATTCGTCTCTCCTATGCCACATCGATGCAGAATATTGAAGAGGGATTAAACCGTCTGCATCAATTCATTCAACGTTCAACAGTTGCTCACGAGAAAAATTGA